CGCGATGATGCCGACCACCGTCAGGTTCAGCGTCTCCAGGTTCTTCGCGTCGACCGACTTGACCAGCCCCGACGCCGCCACCGCGTCGCTCTCCACCGCCTGCATGGTGAGCGTCGCCGTCGACACGGCCGTGAACAGGATCAGCGACACCAGGATCCCGGCGAGGTGCTCGGACCGCTCGCGCAGGTTGCGGACGGCCAGCCAGCCGCTCGGGCCGATCAGTGGCAGCCGGTCCAGCACGCCCCGCAGCAGCCCGGGCGAGAGCAGCGCCAGACCGACCGACAGCAGGATCGCCCCGTAGGCCGGCGGCGCCATCAGCATCTCGTCCGTCGCGGAGAACAGGAAGGTGGAGCCGGCGCCCGCGACGCCGGTGACCAGCGCGGCGTACGCCAGGAACCGCTTGGCCCCGGCCCGCTCCCTGCTGCCCCGCGTCACCCGCCGCACCGCCAGCAAGGCGGCGCCCGCGGCGGCGAGCAGCGTGATGTCCACGCCGCTCACCAGCGCGATCGGGCCGAAGGAGTAGTCGACGGAGTGCGCGACCTGCCCGCTGTCCTGGAACATCTCCAGCAGCGCCCGCCCGCCGAGCATCGCCGGGCCGACCGCCAGCGCGGCGCCCGCCAGCGCCACGGCCACCGCCTCACCCACGACCATCCGCTTGATCTGCGCCGGGGTCGCCCCCGAGCAGCGCAGCAGCTCCAGTTCGGCGGTGCGCTGGTGCACGTTGACCGTCAGCGTGGACGCCACCGCGAAGAACACCAGCAGGGTGCCGTAGCCGCCGACGACGCCCGCAGCCGTGCCCAGCGTCTCTGAGCTGACCGCGTCGACGCCGTCCTGCCCGGCCGTGTCGTGCATCGAGTTGAACGTCATGATGACCGCCGCGCCCAGGAAGGCGGACAGCAGCGTCGCGAGGAACCGTCCGGGGCGCTGCCGGATCGACCGAAGGGCCAGTACCAGCATCGCTCACACCCCCGCCGTCACGGTGTCGCCCAGGTGCGCCAGCCGCTCCGCGACCGCGTCCGGGGTCGGCGCGTCCATCCGCCCCGCCAGCCGTCCGTCGGCGAGGAACACCACCGAGTCCGCGTACGAGGCGGCGACCGGGTCGTGCGTCACCATCACCACGGTCCGCGCGTGCACCCGAACCGCCTCCTGGAGCAGCAGCATCACCTGCCGGGCGCTGCGCGTGTCCAGCGCGCCCGTCGGCTCGTCGGCGAAGATCACCCGGGGCTCGGTGACCAGGGCGCGGGCGATCGCCACCCGCTGCCGCTGACCGCCGGAGAGCTGGGCGGGGCGGTGCCCCAGCCGGTCCTCGAGGCCGACGGTGGTCAGGATCTCGCGGGCCCGGCCGCGGTCGACGCGGCGTCCGGCGAGCTTGAGCGGGAGCACCGTGTTCTGCGCGACCGTCAGCGTGTCCAGCAGGTTGTACTGCTGGAACACGAATCCGACCCGGCCGCGCCGGAACTTGGTCAGCTCCGCCTCGGTGCCTCCGGTCAGCTCCGCGCCGTCCACCCACACGATGCCGCTGTCCGGCCGGTCGAGCCCCGCCGCGCACTGCAGCAGCGTGGACTTGCCCGAGCCCGACGGTCCCATGACCGCCGTGAACGTGCCGCGGGCCAGACTCAGGGTCACTCCGTCCAGGGCGGTCACGGCGTTCTCCGCGGAGCCGTAGGTCCGGGTCACCTTGACGAGCCGGAGGGCCTCGGGGGCGGGGCCCTGGTCGTGGCCGCCGCGTGTGCGGGAACGGAACATCGTCATCACCTTCCGTGTGGCACGCCCTGTGCGGTGCCTCGTCGAAGACGCTACGGAGCGGCGGGCCGGGCCACACTGGGCGCAGAACCCGTATCGGGGGGTGTACTCAGCGACACCACCGCCCGGTGGCCGGCGCCCGTACGGGCCACCACAACGCGCCCGCCCCCGTGCGGGACCGATGCAATGGGGAGGCGAGGTGACCGCACCTCCGGACGACTGTCTCGCGCGCAACGAGTGGATCTGCGGGGAGTAGCTGAGCACCCGCCGTGAGATCCTCCTCGACGCCGTGCTCCAGCACCTGGAGCCGACCGCCGCCTCGGTCTTCGTCGCGCTCGTCGTCGCCCTGCCGCTCGCGGTGCTGGCGCGCCGCCGCCGCTGGGCGGCCGGACCCGTGCCGGCCGTGACCACGATCGTCCGGATAGCGCGGTCCGAACTGGGCCGGGTCCAGGCCCACCAGGTCCAGCAGTTCGGCGGCCCGCTCCCGCGCCTTCGCCCGTTTCCAGCCGACCAGCGCCGGCACCGTCGCCGTGTTGTCCGGCACCGTCCGGTGCGGGACGAGCCCCACCTGCTGGATGACGTACCCGATCCGCCGCCGCAGCCGCTCCGGATCGACACTCGCCACGTCCTCGCCGTCCACGAGGATGCGCCCCGAGGTCGGCTCGGTCAGCCGGTTGACCATCGTCATCGTGGTCGTCTTGCCGCAGGCCGACGGGCCGACGAGCGTGACCAGTTCGCCCTCGGCCACCTCCAGACTCAGGCCGTCCACGGCCGTCGTCCCGTCCGGACAGCGCTTGGTGACGTCCTCGAACCGGATCACGACCTCACGCTGGACGCGGGCGCGGCCCGCCGCTCACCGGTGACGTCCCGTCGGAGGATGAACGGTTCAATCCGGTTTTGAAAAGTTTCAAAAGTCGTCTGAAGTGCAGCGGTCGAGATATTTCGGTTCGACCCGTGGACACCTGCCAGAACTGTCACTAGGTTCGCCGTCGTTCGCTCTGAATCGATACAACTCCCCGGGAATACCGACGGCCGAAAGGGATGACGGCATGGAGGACGGAGTGCACGGAGAGCACGAGGAGCGCACCACGGTGCGGCGCAGAACGGTCCTGGCCACCACACTCGGCGCGCTGCCGGCGGTCGTGGCCTACCAGACGGGCGCCGCATCCCCCGCCACGGCCGCACCGGCCGAGACCCCCGCCGACGGGGGCGGCACCTCGGTGACCGGCCTGACCACGGAACACCGCACGAACCCGCTCGGCACCGACGCGCCCCGCCCGCGCTTCGGCTGGCGCACGCACTCCACCGCCCGGGGCCGCCGGCAGACCGCGTACCGGATCCTGGTGGCCACCGACCCGCGCCGCCTCGCCGCGGGCCGCACGGACGTGTGGGACAGCGGCCGCGTCACCTCGCCCGACTCGGTGGCCGTGCCCTACGCGGGGCCCGGACTGCGCGCCACGACCCGCTACCACTGGACGGTGACGGTCTGGGACGAGCACGGCCGCGCCCGCACCGCCCCCGCCGCCCACTTCGAGACCGGCCTGCTCGGCACCGACGGCGTCACCCACTGGGACGGCGCCCGCTGGATCGGCATGGCCGGCAAAGCGCCGAACAGCGCCGGAGCCCCGGTCCTGCGCCGCCAGGAGCCGCTGCGCCGCGCCCGGGTCGCCGAGGCCCGGCTGTACGTCTCGGCGCTCGGCGTGTACGACGCGTACGTCAACGGGCGGCGCGTCGAGGTGCCGCACGGCGACGGCCGCACAACCGAACTGCTGACCCCGGGCTGGACCAACTACGACGCCCGGGTCGACTACCTCACCTACGACGTCACCGACCTGGTGACGGCCGACCGTTCGCAGGTCACCCTCGGCGCGGTGCTCGGCAACGGCTGGTACAACAGCCGCGTCTCCGAGGGCAGCACGTACTACTCGGCGGACGGCAACCCGCTCGCCCTGAAGGCGAAACTGCTGATCCGCTACACCGACGGCACCACGCAGAGCGTCGTCACCGCCCCGGACGACGGCTGGCGCGCCATCGACACCGGCCCCTGGCGCGCCGACGACATCTACGACGGCCAGACCTACGACGCCCGCCGGGAGCTGCCCGGCTGGGCGGCGGGCGGCTACGACACCTCCGGCTGGGCCGAGGTCGCCGAACACGACCTCGCCGCCCGGTTCCCGGACGCCCAAGTCGTCGCCCATCCCGGCGAATCGGCCCGCATCGTGCCCGAGTGGGACCTGCGCCCGCGCTCCGTCACGGTCCACACGGGCGTCACCGGCCAGGAGGGCAGCCCGAACGGCAGGGGCCGCGTCGTCGCAGACCCCGAGCGCACCGTCACCGACCCCGGCCGCGCCGCCCGCGCGCAGGTCGTCCTGCGGCCCGGCGAGACCGCGGTCCTCGACCTCGGCCAGAACATGGTCGGCGTCCCCCGCTACAGCCTGCGCGGCCCGTCCGGCGCCCAGGTCGTCCTCACCTTCGGCGAGATGCTCAACGACTCCAGCGCGGGCGCCGACGGCCCCGAGGGCTCCGTCTACCGGGCCAACCTGCGCTCCGCCAAGGCCACCAGCACCTACGTCCTCAAGGGGGACCCGAACGGCGAGACGCACCAGGACTCCCTCACCTTCTACGGATTCCGCTACGTCTCCGTCACGACCACGGCCGAGGTCACGATCACCGCGCTGACCGGCCGGGTCGCCACCTCCGCCGTCCACGACACCGGCACGGTCGCCACCGACGACGCCAAGGTCAACCAGCTGATCAGCAACGTCCGTTGGGGACAGCGCGGCAACTACTTCTGGGTGCCCACCGACTGCCCGCAGCGCGACGAACGCCTCGGCTGGACCGGCGACACCCAGGTCTTCGCCGCCACCGGTCTCTACAACGCCGACGCGGTCACCTTCCTGAGCCACTTCCAGGACAACCTGATCGACTCCCAGCGGATCTACGGGGTCGACGGCGCCCAGTTCACCGCCGTCTCACCGGGCAACCGCTACAACGCCGCGCAACCGGTCAGCGGCTGGGCCGACTGCGGAGTGGTCGTCCCGTGGACGGTGTGGCAGATGACCGGCGACCGCACCGTCGTCGACCGCAGCTGGGAGGCGATGACCCGCTACGTCGACTGGATCCGCGGCCGCAGCGCCGACGGCCACACCGGCCAGGGCGCCCTGTTCGCCGACTGGCTGGCCCCGCAGAGCACCGGCACCCAGCTCATGAGCGACGTCTACTACGGCTACAGCGTCCGCCTGATGGCCCACATGGCCCGCGCCACCGGCCGCGCCGGCGAGGCCGACACCTACGACCGCCTCTTCGCCGGTATCCGCCGCGCCTTCATGACCACCTACCTGGACACGGCGGACGACAAGGTCACCGTCCGCTCCAGCCGCGGCGGCAAACCGATCAACGGCCCCGACCCCGAGGACGACAGCCAGACCGCCCTGCTCTGGGTCCTCAAACTCGGCTTCTACGACACCGAGGCACAGCGCCGGGCCCTCGTCGGCCTGCTCGCGGAGAACATCGGCAACGACGCCGCCTACAAGGAGGCCCACCCCGGGAGCACCCGCGTCCAGTACGCCGAGAACACCCTCTCCGTCGGCTTCCTCGGCGTGAACGTGCTCGCCCCGGTCCTCACCGACGAGGGCCGCGCCGACCTGGCGTACGCGCTGCTCCACCAGAACGCGATGCCGTCCTGGCTGTACTCCGTCGACAACGGCGCCACCACCATCTGGGAGCGCTGGAACTCGTACTCGAAGGAGGACGGCTTCGGACCGGTCGAGATGAACTCCTTCAACCACTACTCCTACGGCGCCGTCCTGGAGTGGATGTACGAGTCCATGGCCGGCATCGCCCGCGAGCCGGACCACCCGGGCTTCCGGCACTTCCGGCTGCGCCCGCACCTGGATCCCACCGGCCGCATCAAGCACGTCACCGGCTCGCACCTGTCGCCGTACGGCGAGATCCGCAGCGAGTGGACCGTACGCGGACGCACGGTCCACCACCGGGCCGCCGTCCCCGCCAACTCCACCGCCACCCTGCGCCTTCCCACGCCCGACCCGGACGGCGTCCGCGCGGGCCGGACCCCGCTGGCCCGGGTCGACGGCGTGGAGTACCTGGGCGCCGAGGACGGCGCCGTGGCCTACCGGCTGCCCTCCGGGCGCTACGAGGTGACGTTCCCGCTCGGCTGACCGCCCACCAGCACCACCTCCAGGGTGCGCGGACCGTGCACCCCCTCGACCCGGTCCAGCTCGATGTCGCTGGTCGCCGACGGACCGGAGATCCACGTCAGCGGACGGGCCGGGTCGAGGCGTTCGAGGGCCTGCGGGACGGAGGAGACCACCTGGTCGGGCACGCGCACGACGCAGATGTGGTGGTCGGGCACGAGGGTGATGCGCCGGCGCCCCTGGTCGGGCGAGCCGTCCAGCACGATCGTGCCGGTCTCGGCGACGGCGACCGCGCAGCCGGTGACCACGCTGTCCACCAGGTCCAGCTCCGGCGCCGTACTCGCCGCCTCGTCCGGGACCGGGCGCGCCCCCGCCTCCGCCAGCCAGCCCGGCGGCAGCCCCGGCGGCACCACCACGCTCCGCGAGCCGCGCGCCGACAGCAGACCGGCCAGCAGCGCGGGCAGCTCACCGTCCGCGCACCGGTGCACGATCGCCCGGTAGTCCGCGAGGTTCTCGGCGAGCAGCTCCACCGTCTGCCCGGTGGTCCGCCGCCCGTGCTCGCGCAGGTAGTCCCGTGCGACGGGCACCTCGTCGGCCGGCGCGTTGGCGAGGGCGCGCCGCACCCGGCCCAGGATGCGTTCCCTGCTGCTCACTTCGTCTCGTTCCTTCCGCCGTGCGTGCGCTGCCACCAGTCCCGGAACGGCTCCGGGGGCACCGGCGGCAGATCGCGACTGCCGCTCCACGCCCGTCCGGGGCCCGGCAGGGTGCGCGGATGCAGACGGCGGCTGCGCGAGGCCAGCCGCTGCCCGGTCCGCAGCGCCCCCGGACGGGTGAAGGCCCACCGCGCCGCCCGCATCGCCGCCCGTTCGGCGGCGTGGCCCTTCGCCGGTTTCAGCACGACCCGGTTGCCTCCCCGCACCGCGGGCCCGCCCTGCACCACCCGCTCCCGCAGATGCACCAGCACCTCGGGGATGTCGATGGCGACCGGGCACACCTCGTAGCAGGCACCGCACAGCGAGGACGCGTAGGGCAGGGAGGCGTCGATCTCGCTGCCCGTGCCCCGCAGTTGGGGGCTGAGGATGGCGCCGATCGGGCCCGGGTAGACCGAGCCGTAGGCGTG
The Streptomyces sp. NBC_01723 genome window above contains:
- a CDS encoding ABC transporter ATP-binding protein is translated as MTMFRSRTRGGHDQGPAPEALRLVKVTRTYGSAENAVTALDGVTLSLARGTFTAVMGPSGSGKSTLLQCAAGLDRPDSGIVWVDGAELTGGTEAELTKFRRGRVGFVFQQYNLLDTLTVAQNTVLPLKLAGRRVDRGRAREILTTVGLEDRLGHRPAQLSGGQRQRVAIARALVTEPRVIFADEPTGALDTRSARQVMLLLQEAVRVHARTVVMVTHDPVAASYADSVVFLADGRLAGRMDAPTPDAVAERLAHLGDTVTAGV
- a CDS encoding family 78 glycoside hydrolase catalytic domain, with the translated sequence MEDGVHGEHEERTTVRRRTVLATTLGALPAVVAYQTGAASPATAAPAETPADGGGTSVTGLTTEHRTNPLGTDAPRPRFGWRTHSTARGRRQTAYRILVATDPRRLAAGRTDVWDSGRVTSPDSVAVPYAGPGLRATTRYHWTVTVWDEHGRARTAPAAHFETGLLGTDGVTHWDGARWIGMAGKAPNSAGAPVLRRQEPLRRARVAEARLYVSALGVYDAYVNGRRVEVPHGDGRTTELLTPGWTNYDARVDYLTYDVTDLVTADRSQVTLGAVLGNGWYNSRVSEGSTYYSADGNPLALKAKLLIRYTDGTTQSVVTAPDDGWRAIDTGPWRADDIYDGQTYDARRELPGWAAGGYDTSGWAEVAEHDLAARFPDAQVVAHPGESARIVPEWDLRPRSVTVHTGVTGQEGSPNGRGRVVADPERTVTDPGRAARAQVVLRPGETAVLDLGQNMVGVPRYSLRGPSGAQVVLTFGEMLNDSSAGADGPEGSVYRANLRSAKATSTYVLKGDPNGETHQDSLTFYGFRYVSVTTTAEVTITALTGRVATSAVHDTGTVATDDAKVNQLISNVRWGQRGNYFWVPTDCPQRDERLGWTGDTQVFAATGLYNADAVTFLSHFQDNLIDSQRIYGVDGAQFTAVSPGNRYNAAQPVSGWADCGVVVPWTVWQMTGDRTVVDRSWEAMTRYVDWIRGRSADGHTGQGALFADWLAPQSTGTQLMSDVYYGYSVRLMAHMARATGRAGEADTYDRLFAGIRRAFMTTYLDTADDKVTVRSSRGGKPINGPDPEDDSQTALLWVLKLGFYDTEAQRRALVGLLAENIGNDAAYKEAHPGSTRVQYAENTLSVGFLGVNVLAPVLTDEGRADLAYALLHQNAMPSWLYSVDNGATTIWERWNSYSKEDGFGPVEMNSFNHYSYGAVLEWMYESMAGIAREPDHPGFRHFRLRPHLDPTGRIKHVTGSHLSPYGEIRSEWTVRGRTVHHRAAVPANSTATLRLPTPDPDGVRAGRTPLARVDGVEYLGAEDGAVAYRLPSGRYEVTFPLG
- a CDS encoding ABC transporter permease encodes the protein MLVLALRSIRQRPGRFLATLLSAFLGAAVIMTFNSMHDTAGQDGVDAVSSETLGTAAGVVGGYGTLLVFFAVASTLTVNVHQRTAELELLRCSGATPAQIKRMVVGEAVAVALAGAALAVGPAMLGGRALLEMFQDSGQVAHSVDYSFGPIALVSGVDITLLAAAGAALLAVRRVTRGSRERAGAKRFLAYAALVTGVAGAGSTFLFSATDEMLMAPPAYGAILLSVGLALLSPGLLRGVLDRLPLIGPSGWLAVRNLRERSEHLAGILVSLILFTAVSTATLTMQAVESDAVAASGLVKSVDAKNLETLNLTVVGIIAVFVCVMLVNSLYAATTYRSREFGQQRLAGATPGQVLRVVTTEGVVLTLTGVFFGTVAALAGVVPFTVVRTDAVLPDQFVGVWLAMVSVSAAVTLGTSVGTARRVLRTPAVGAVTLAA
- a CDS encoding LutC/YkgG family protein produces the protein MSSRERILGRVRRALANAPADEVPVARDYLREHGRRTTGQTVELLAENLADYRAIVHRCADGELPALLAGLLSARGSRSVVVPPGLPPGWLAEAGARPVPDEAASTAPELDLVDSVVTGCAVAVAETGTIVLDGSPDQGRRRITLVPDHHICVVRVPDQVVSSVPQALERLDPARPLTWISGPSATSDIELDRVEGVHGPRTLEVVLVGGQPSGNVTS